Proteins encoded in a region of the Streptomyces violaceoruber genome:
- a CDS encoding alkaline phosphatase family protein: MKRLLVLDVVGLTPRLLAHMPRLSALRDAGTGARLDTVLPAVTCSVQSTLLTGRPPAEHGVVGNGWYFRDLGEVLLWRQHNRLVGGEKVWQAARALHPGYTVANVCWWYAMGADVDWTVTPRPVYYADGRKEPDCYTHPASLHDELTGRLGPFPLFHYWGPTADLASSRWIVDAARHLHRAHKPDLNLVYVPHLDYDLQRFGPDSRRARRAAAELDRTLAPLLDEARRDGVTVVVLSEYGITPVSRPVDINRALRRAGLLAVHTQDGMEYLDPWTSRAFAVADHQVAHVYVRDAADLPRVEELLHGLDGVAEVLGEAGKKEHGLDHERAGELVAVARPEAWFTYYYWLDDARAPDFARTVEIHRKPGYDPAELGFDHHAPAKARLRAAAALARKKLGLRYTMNVVPLDGSRVRGSHGRLPGRPEDAPVLLVSDPDAPLGELVAATEVKELLLSLAGISPHAHSIRGR; this comes from the coding sequence GTGAAGCGCCTGCTCGTGCTGGACGTCGTGGGGCTCACCCCGCGCCTGCTGGCCCACATGCCCCGCCTCTCGGCGCTGCGCGACGCCGGCACCGGCGCCCGCCTGGACACCGTGCTGCCCGCCGTGACCTGCTCGGTGCAGTCCACGCTGCTGACCGGCCGGCCGCCCGCGGAGCACGGCGTCGTCGGCAACGGCTGGTACTTCCGCGACCTGGGCGAGGTACTGCTGTGGCGGCAGCACAACCGGCTCGTCGGCGGCGAGAAGGTGTGGCAGGCGGCCCGCGCGCTGCACCCCGGCTACACCGTCGCCAACGTCTGCTGGTGGTACGCCATGGGCGCCGACGTCGACTGGACGGTGACGCCCCGGCCGGTCTACTACGCCGACGGCCGCAAGGAGCCCGACTGCTACACCCACCCGGCCTCCCTGCACGACGAGCTGACCGGCCGCCTCGGGCCCTTTCCGCTCTTCCACTACTGGGGGCCCACCGCGGACCTCGCCTCCTCCCGCTGGATCGTCGACGCGGCCCGCCATCTGCACCGCGCCCACAAGCCCGACCTGAACCTCGTCTACGTGCCGCACCTCGACTACGACCTCCAGCGCTTCGGCCCGGACAGCCGCCGGGCCCGCCGGGCCGCCGCCGAACTGGACCGCACCCTGGCACCGCTGCTCGACGAGGCCCGCCGCGACGGCGTCACAGTCGTGGTGCTGAGCGAGTACGGCATCACCCCGGTCAGCAGGCCCGTCGACATCAACCGGGCGCTGCGCCGGGCCGGGCTGCTGGCCGTGCACACCCAGGACGGCATGGAGTACCTGGACCCCTGGACGTCGAGGGCCTTCGCCGTCGCCGACCACCAGGTCGCCCACGTCTACGTGCGCGACGCCGCCGACCTGCCGCGCGTCGAGGAACTGCTGCACGGCCTGGACGGCGTCGCCGAGGTGCTCGGCGAGGCCGGGAAGAAGGAACACGGCCTCGACCACGAGCGGGCCGGTGAACTCGTCGCCGTCGCCCGGCCCGAGGCCTGGTTCACCTACTACTACTGGCTGGACGACGCCCGCGCCCCGGACTTCGCCCGCACCGTCGAGATCCACCGCAAGCCCGGCTACGACCCGGCCGAGCTGGGCTTCGACCACCACGCCCCGGCGAAGGCCCGGCTCCGCGCGGCGGCGGCGCTGGCCCGCAAGAAGCTCGGGCTGCGCTACACCATGAACGTCGTCCCCCTGGACGGCTCCCGGGTCCGCGGCAGCCACGGACGCCTGCCCGGCCGCCCCGAGGACGCGCCGGTGCTGCTGGTCTCCGACCCGGACGCGCCGCTGGGGGAGTTGGTCGCCGCGACGGAGGTCAAGGAACTGCTGCTCTCCCTGGCCGGGATCTCTCCCCATGCTCACTCGATACGCGGCCGATAA
- the asnO gene encoding L-asparagine oxygenase, whose protein sequence is MAANAAGPASRYDVTLDQSDAELVEEIAWKLATQATGRPDDAEWVEAARNAWHAWPATLRRDLAGFRRDSGPDGAIVLRGLPVDSMGLPPTPRVNGSVQREASLGAAVLLMTACGLGDPGAFLPEKNGALVQDVVPVPGMEEFQGNAGSTLLTFHNENAFHEHRPDFVMLLCLRADPTGRAGLRTACVRRVLPLLSDSTVDALWAPEFRTAPPPSFQLSGPEEAPAPVLLGDRSDPDLRVDLAATEPVTERAAEALRELQAHFDATAVTHRLLPGELAIVDNRVTVHGRTEFTPRYDGTDRWLQRTFVLTDLRRSRAMRPADGYVLGAAPQPA, encoded by the coding sequence ATGGCTGCGAATGCCGCGGGACCGGCGTCGCGCTACGACGTGACGCTGGATCAGTCGGATGCGGAACTCGTCGAGGAGATCGCCTGGAAACTCGCCACGCAGGCGACCGGGCGGCCCGACGACGCCGAATGGGTCGAGGCGGCCAGGAACGCCTGGCACGCCTGGCCGGCGACCCTGCGCCGGGACCTCGCCGGATTCCGCCGGGACTCGGGACCGGACGGCGCGATCGTGCTGCGCGGTCTGCCCGTCGACTCCATGGGGCTGCCGCCGACCCCGCGGGTCAACGGCTCCGTGCAGCGCGAGGCCTCGCTGGGCGCCGCCGTGCTGCTGATGACCGCCTGCGGGCTCGGCGACCCCGGCGCGTTCCTGCCGGAGAAGAACGGCGCCCTCGTACAGGACGTCGTCCCCGTGCCGGGCATGGAGGAGTTCCAGGGCAACGCCGGTTCGACCCTGCTGACGTTCCACAACGAGAACGCCTTCCACGAGCACCGCCCCGACTTCGTGATGCTGCTGTGCCTGCGCGCCGACCCCACGGGCCGGGCGGGCCTGCGCACCGCGTGCGTGCGGCGGGTGCTGCCGCTGCTGTCCGACTCCACCGTGGACGCCCTGTGGGCACCGGAGTTCCGCACCGCGCCGCCGCCCTCCTTCCAGCTGAGCGGCCCCGAGGAGGCACCCGCACCGGTACTCCTCGGCGACCGTTCGGACCCCGACCTGCGGGTGGACCTGGCGGCCACCGAGCCGGTGACCGAGCGGGCCGCCGAGGCCCTGCGCGAACTCCAGGCCCACTTCGACGCCACCGCCGTCACCCACCGCCTCCTGCCCGGGGAGCTGGCGATCGTGGACAACCGCGTCACCGTGCACGGCCGCACCGAGTTCACCCCCCGCTACGACGGCACCGACCGCTGGCTCCAGCGCACCTTCGTGCTCACCGACCTGCGCCGCTCGCGCGCGATGCGGCCGGCCGACGGCTACGTGCTCGGAGCGGCCCCGCAGCCCGCCTGA
- a CDS encoding ABC transporter ATP-binding protein, whose amino-acid sequence MTSTQTRERPPARKTGAKNAPEPGPPAPPVRKVGLRSLFPYLQGYWPTLGIVAVLSLVVTLLTLSQPVLTRDVLADIEADRPVGRLVALLIGVLVVVAVLGGVRDYLLQRAAEGLVLTARRRLVARLLRLPITEYDQRRTGDMLSRVGADTTMLRAVVTSGLFDTVTNVVMVGGSALMMCLIDPTLFAATALGLGLGVLAVVGLSRRVRGASRDAQDRIGEMTSAVERAISAVRTIRASGAEEREGRAVDGYAQQAYHAGMRIARLQAMINPITSTTIQVAFLVVLGLGGARVASGAIQVGDMVAFVLFLFMLWFPLGRALTAYSRLQSGLGALQRIEEMVDLPQETDAVAGPLTVRERTRPGTEPADAEPRPPAIEFEGVSFGYGDGETVLRDVSLAVPRGTRTALVGPSGAGKSTLLSLVERFYDVTSGTVRVGGTDVRDLPRRELRGRLGYVEQSAPVLAGTVRDNLSLAAPDATDDDMREVLRSVNLMGVIERAPQGLDTEVGEGGVLLSGGERQRLALARTFLAAPPIMLLDEATSNLDARNEALMREAIGTVTADRTLLVVAHRLSTVVDSDQIVVLEHGRVVAAGRHEELTGTSPLYRELASHQLLIQ is encoded by the coding sequence ATGACGAGCACGCAGACCAGGGAGCGACCGCCCGCCCGGAAGACCGGCGCGAAGAACGCGCCGGAGCCCGGACCGCCCGCCCCGCCGGTCCGCAAGGTCGGGCTGCGCTCCCTGTTCCCCTATCTCCAGGGCTACTGGCCGACGCTGGGGATCGTCGCGGTGCTCTCCCTGGTGGTCACCCTGCTGACCCTCAGCCAGCCGGTGCTGACCCGGGACGTACTGGCCGACATCGAGGCGGACAGGCCGGTGGGGCGGCTGGTGGCCCTGCTCATCGGCGTCCTCGTGGTGGTGGCCGTGCTCGGCGGGGTCCGCGACTACCTGCTCCAGCGGGCCGCCGAAGGGCTCGTGCTGACCGCCCGCCGCCGGCTGGTGGCCCGGCTGCTGCGGCTGCCCATCACCGAGTACGACCAGCGCCGCACCGGCGACATGCTCTCCCGGGTCGGCGCCGACACCACCATGCTGCGCGCGGTGGTCACCTCCGGCCTCTTCGACACCGTGACCAACGTCGTCATGGTCGGCGGCTCCGCGCTCATGATGTGCCTGATCGACCCCACCCTGTTCGCGGCCACCGCCCTCGGCCTCGGACTCGGCGTCCTCGCCGTCGTCGGGCTCTCCCGGCGGGTGCGGGGCGCCTCCCGCGACGCCCAGGACCGGATCGGCGAGATGACCTCCGCCGTCGAGCGCGCCATCTCCGCCGTGCGCACCATCCGCGCCAGCGGCGCCGAGGAACGCGAGGGCAGGGCCGTCGACGGGTACGCGCAGCAGGCCTACCACGCCGGGATGCGCATCGCCCGGCTCCAGGCGATGATCAACCCGATCACCTCGACCACCATCCAGGTGGCGTTCCTCGTCGTCCTCGGCCTCGGCGGCGCCCGGGTGGCCAGCGGCGCCATCCAGGTCGGCGACATGGTCGCCTTCGTGCTCTTCCTGTTCATGCTGTGGTTCCCGCTCGGCCGCGCGCTGACCGCCTACTCCCGGCTCCAGTCCGGGCTGGGCGCCCTCCAGCGCATCGAGGAGATGGTGGACCTGCCGCAGGAGACCGACGCCGTCGCGGGACCGCTCACGGTGCGCGAACGCACCCGGCCCGGGACCGAGCCCGCCGACGCGGAACCGCGGCCGCCCGCGATCGAGTTCGAGGGCGTCAGCTTCGGCTACGGCGACGGCGAGACGGTCCTGCGGGACGTCTCCCTCGCCGTCCCCCGCGGCACCCGCACCGCGCTCGTCGGCCCCTCCGGAGCGGGCAAGTCCACCCTCCTGTCGCTGGTGGAACGGTTCTACGACGTCACCTCCGGCACCGTCCGGGTCGGCGGCACCGACGTACGCGACCTGCCCCGCCGCGAACTGCGCGGACGCCTCGGCTACGTCGAGCAGTCGGCGCCGGTCCTCGCCGGCACCGTCCGCGACAACCTCTCCCTCGCCGCGCCCGACGCCACCGACGACGACATGCGGGAGGTGCTGCGCTCGGTCAACCTCATGGGCGTGATCGAGCGGGCGCCGCAGGGCCTGGACACCGAGGTCGGCGAGGGCGGCGTCCTGCTGTCCGGCGGCGAACGGCAGCGCCTGGCGCTGGCCCGCACCTTCCTGGCCGCGCCGCCGATCATGCTGCTCGACGAGGCGACCAGCAACCTCGACGCCCGCAACGAGGCCCTGATGCGGGAGGCCATCGGCACCGTCACCGCCGACCGGACGCTGCTCGTGGTCGCCCACCGGCTGTCCACCGTCGTGGACAGCGACCAGATCGTCGTCCTGGAGCACGGCCGGGTCGTCGCCGCGGGCCGGCACGAGGAACTCACCGGCACCAGCCCCCTCTACCGGGAGCTGGCCAGCCACCAACTGCTCATCCAGTAG
- the hasP gene encoding 3-hydroxyasparagine phosphotransferase — MKTESDVQTGAPTAADGALIALAREVCPGFAPGEVVYRSRTSLVVGGELDGVEALAKVRTPDWRRQCLREIDTYDLFDAVPPPVPVPRRFASDRERAVLVMERLTGEVLAPDRFPVTPVSREDLAGVLEAVERLRHWRPAAAGAWAVDYRGMLEGVHAQGVFDDAHWADLLRLLELSGEPREFGHGDLVLANVVRSRGRQVLIDWASSALYLPGLDLAQLWMLLGDVPGARARIEVEVADRADDRDGMMPFLVNLTLLLYRERRAHRRFTDDASRARAVGLDAAWELTRHRVRQCLATVG, encoded by the coding sequence TTGAAGACCGAGTCCGATGTCCAGACCGGTGCGCCGACGGCCGCCGACGGCGCGCTGATCGCGCTGGCCCGTGAGGTGTGCCCCGGCTTCGCCCCCGGGGAGGTCGTCTACCGCAGCCGCACCTCGCTGGTGGTGGGCGGCGAGCTGGACGGCGTCGAGGCGCTGGCCAAGGTGCGCACGCCCGACTGGCGGCGCCAGTGCCTGCGCGAGATCGACACCTACGACCTGTTCGACGCGGTGCCCCCGCCGGTGCCGGTGCCGCGGCGGTTCGCCTCCGACCGGGAGCGGGCCGTGCTGGTCATGGAGCGGCTCACGGGAGAGGTGCTGGCGCCGGACCGGTTCCCGGTCACTCCGGTCTCCCGGGAGGACCTGGCCGGGGTGCTGGAGGCCGTGGAGCGGCTGCGGCACTGGCGGCCCGCGGCGGCCGGCGCGTGGGCGGTGGACTACCGGGGGATGCTGGAGGGGGTGCACGCCCAGGGCGTCTTCGACGACGCGCACTGGGCGGACCTGCTCCGGCTCCTCGAACTGTCCGGTGAGCCCCGCGAGTTCGGCCACGGCGACCTGGTGCTGGCGAACGTGGTCCGCAGCCGGGGCCGGCAGGTCCTGATCGACTGGGCGAGCAGCGCCCTGTACCTGCCCGGACTCGACCTGGCCCAGCTCTGGATGCTCCTCGGCGACGTCCCCGGGGCGCGGGCCCGCATCGAGGTGGAGGTGGCCGACCGCGCCGACGACCGGGACGGGATGATGCCGTTCCTGGTGAACCTGACGCTGCTGCTGTACCGCGAGCGCCGCGCCCACCGGCGGTTCACCGACGACGCCTCGCGGGCCCGGGCGGTGGGGCTCGACGCCGCCTGGGAGCTGACCCGGCACCGCGTCCGGCAGTGCCTGGCGACGGTCGGCTGA
- a CDS encoding alpha/beta fold hydrolase — protein sequence MPVLTVNGIRINYYDDAPPAGAQNAPAVLLVMGSGGSGRAWHLHQVPALVAAGFRVISFDNRGIAPSEECPGGFGIDDLVADTAALVEELRLGPCRVAGISMGAHIAQELALSRPDLVDRLVLMATRARPDALREALCRAEMELYDQGIRLPAAYEAVVQAMQNLSPRTLDNDVQARDWLDVLELTRRSGAGYRAQLGVRVDGDRREAYRGIRAATRVVAFQDDLIAPPHLGREVADAIPGAEYELVPDCGHYGYLESPDAVNKSLVEFLRR from the coding sequence ATGCCCGTCCTCACCGTCAACGGCATCAGGATCAACTACTACGACGACGCGCCCCCGGCGGGTGCGCAGAACGCGCCCGCCGTGCTGCTCGTCATGGGCTCGGGCGGCAGCGGCCGGGCCTGGCACCTGCACCAGGTGCCCGCGCTGGTCGCCGCCGGGTTCCGGGTGATCAGCTTCGACAACCGGGGCATCGCGCCGAGCGAGGAGTGCCCCGGGGGCTTCGGCATCGACGACCTGGTCGCCGACACGGCGGCCCTCGTCGAGGAACTGCGGCTGGGGCCCTGCCGGGTGGCCGGCATCTCGATGGGCGCGCACATCGCCCAGGAGCTGGCCCTGTCCCGGCCCGACCTCGTGGACCGGCTGGTCCTGATGGCGACCCGGGCCCGCCCGGACGCGCTGCGCGAGGCGCTGTGCCGCGCGGAGATGGAGCTGTACGACCAGGGGATCCGGCTGCCCGCCGCCTACGAGGCGGTCGTGCAGGCCATGCAGAACCTGTCGCCGCGCACCCTCGACAACGACGTGCAGGCCCGCGACTGGCTGGACGTGCTGGAACTGACCCGGCGCTCCGGTGCGGGCTACCGGGCCCAGCTCGGGGTGCGGGTGGACGGCGACCGGCGGGAGGCCTACCGCGGCATCCGGGCCGCCACCCGCGTCGTCGCCTTCCAGGACGACCTGATCGCCCCGCCCCACCTGGGCCGGGAGGTGGCCGACGCGATCCCCGGCGCCGAGTACGAGCTGGTGCCCGACTGCGGGCACTACGGCTACCTGGAGTCGCCGGACGCGGTGAACAAGAGCCTCGTCGAATTCCTGCGCCGGTGA